One window of the uncultured Treponema sp. genome contains the following:
- the obgE gene encoding GTPase ObgE, with amino-acid sequence MIQFADEAVITVRSGKGGNGCVSFRREKYIPNGGPNGGDGGRGGDVIFCLKRNLRTLAHLRYHPILKAKNGGDGQGWNRYGKDGEDVVIPVPPGTTIRDNETGELIHDFTVESEEDQFVFLKGGNGGWGNVHFKSSTNQAPRIANKGVPGQERVLRVELSVMADIGLVGFPNAGKSSLLDLFTNARPKIAPYPFTTKIPNLGVLHAGDDKDFIIADIPGIIEGASEGAGLGIRFLKHISRTAGLLFMIDCSDENFLEAYDLLLKELDRFGRELTKKPRIVLCNKIDIEGALENAMKVKEKIQSKEPDVKVLAVSVAARTNMNEARIEIISLIEKMESLNKPAAEENSVPEKSSFLSSRSVDDSMEVQFPGSEN; translated from the coding sequence ATGATTCAATTTGCTGATGAGGCCGTTATTACTGTCCGTTCTGGAAAAGGCGGAAACGGCTGTGTTTCATTTAGGCGTGAAAAATATATTCCAAACGGTGGACCGAATGGCGGTGATGGCGGACGCGGCGGAGATGTGATTTTTTGTTTAAAGCGGAATCTTAGAACTCTTGCGCATTTAAGGTATCACCCGATTTTAAAGGCGAAAAATGGCGGTGATGGTCAGGGCTGGAACCGCTATGGAAAAGACGGTGAGGATGTTGTGATTCCTGTTCCGCCGGGAACTACAATCCGCGACAATGAAACTGGCGAGCTTATCCATGACTTTACTGTTGAAAGTGAAGAAGACCAGTTTGTTTTCTTAAAAGGCGGAAACGGCGGCTGGGGAAATGTTCATTTCAAGTCAAGCACAAACCAAGCTCCGCGCATTGCAAACAAAGGTGTGCCGGGTCAGGAAAGAGTTCTGCGTGTTGAGCTTTCTGTTATGGCGGACATTGGCCTTGTTGGTTTTCCGAATGCGGGAAAATCAAGCTTGCTGGATCTTTTTACGAATGCGCGTCCGAAAATCGCTCCGTATCCTTTTACGACAAAAATCCCGAATCTTGGCGTGCTTCATGCTGGCGATGACAAAGATTTTATTATTGCGGATATTCCCGGAATAATAGAAGGCGCGTCTGAAGGCGCTGGTCTTGGCATAAGATTTTTAAAGCACATTTCAAGAACTGCCGGGCTTTTGTTTATGATTGACTGCAGCGATGAAAATTTCCTTGAAGCCTATGACTTGCTTTTAAAGGAACTTGACAGATTTGGCAGGGAACTTACAAAGAAACCAAGAATTGTACTTTGCAATAAAATTGACATTGAAGGCGCGCTCGAAAATGCAATGAAAGTAAAGGAAAAAATTCAGAGCAAAGAACCTGACGTAAAAGTGCTTGCGGTTTCTGTTGCGGCAAGAACAAACATGAACGAAGCAAGAATTGAAATAATTTCGCTTATTGAAAAAATGGAATCGCTTAACAAGCCTGCTGCCGAAGAAAATTCCGTGCCTGAAAAAAGTTCATTTTTGTCCAGCCGTTCCGTGGATGATTCAATGGAAGTTCAGTTTCCGGGAAGTGAAAACTGA
- the rpmA gene encoding 50S ribosomal protein L27: protein MGRTKGGSGAKNGRDSNPKHLGVKRFGGEKVTAGSILVRQRGTRIHPGNNVKRGTDDTLYSVVDGVVKYTERMNRKLVSVEPVSAN, encoded by the coding sequence ATGGGACGTACTAAAGGCGGTAGCGGTGCTAAAAATGGCCGCGATTCAAACCCTAAACATTTGGGCGTTAAAAGATTTGGTGGAGAAAAAGTTACTGCCGGTTCTATTCTTGTAAGACAGCGTGGAACTCGTATCCATCCTGGCAACAATGTAAAGCGTGGAACAGACGACACTTTGTATTCTGTTGTTGACGGTGTAGTAAAATACACAGAGCGCATGAATCGCAAACTTGTTTCAGTTGAACCTGTTTCTGCCAACTAA
- a CDS encoding ribosomal-processing cysteine protease Prp, producing MKSLKAFGHASFAEKGKDIVCAAESIILGTSVEMLQSTKELVFNADTSTRGFLEFRVEKSAASAVERLKCIGDFIRFAFIKLSAEYPDNVRFQEIIE from the coding sequence TTGAAAAGTCTGAAAGCTTTTGGTCATGCTTCCTTTGCTGAAAAGGGTAAGGATATTGTTTGTGCCGCTGAATCCATAATTCTTGGCACATCAGTTGAAATGCTTCAAAGTACAAAAGAACTTGTTTTTAATGCTGACACTTCTACCCGTGGCTTTTTGGAGTTTCGGGTTGAAAAATCCGCAGCCTCTGCTGTGGAACGCTTGAAATGCATTGGGGATTTTATAAGATTTGCTTTTATAAAACTTTCTGCTGAATATCCTGATAATGTGCGGTTTCAAGAAATAATTGAATAA
- the rplU gene encoding 50S ribosomal protein L21, which yields MYAIVEFKGNQYKAEKDAVLEVSKLDAKDGDVITIDTVLLVSDGDKVSVGSPYVKGAKVTVKVGETFKDKKVLVFKYKSKKDYHRLIGHREQYTKVTVQDVVLA from the coding sequence ATGTACGCAATTGTTGAATTCAAAGGCAATCAGTACAAGGCAGAAAAAGACGCTGTTCTTGAAGTGTCAAAACTTGATGCAAAAGATGGCGATGTAATCACAATCGATACAGTTCTTCTTGTAAGTGATGGCGATAAAGTTTCTGTCGGTTCTCCTTATGTAAAGGGCGCTAAAGTTACTGTAAAAGTTGGAGAAACTTTCAAAGACAAGAAAGTTCTCGTATTCAAATACAAGTCAAAGAAAGACTATCATCGTCTTATTGGACACCGCGAGCAGTATACAAAAGTTACTGTTCAGGATGTTGTTTTGGCATAA
- a CDS encoding DUF5718 family protein, with protein MEFDLKKLPCFGVAGNFTGHLEQAGEAVEFQNVKTKEKNAPKAIFPTYIPNAKNPVPEFLGTFPFDSGKIIFPRGEEKLQIEPECALILNAEWNNGKLKSLVPVKFGASNDCSIRKPGAKKISMKKNWGKCSKGLSENLISIDEFSESGNIAKYRIACFLFRDGKIFEYGEDSAVKGYSYIFEKLTNWLIEKFNTQKDEGTAENVGNYLTSISLPEQIMVSIGATRYTEFGETNFLKEGDESIVVLYPEYKYSNTEIKEMAAENSFSDKEISVLRQKIILQ; from the coding sequence ATGGAATTCGACTTGAAAAAACTCCCGTGCTTTGGAGTTGCAGGAAATTTTACAGGACATCTGGAACAGGCAGGAGAAGCCGTTGAGTTTCAGAATGTAAAGACAAAAGAAAAAAATGCGCCAAAAGCAATTTTTCCAACATATATACCGAACGCAAAAAATCCAGTGCCAGAATTTCTTGGAACTTTTCCATTTGATTCAGGCAAAATAATTTTTCCGCGCGGAGAAGAAAAACTTCAGATTGAGCCGGAATGCGCGCTGATTCTAAACGCTGAATGGAACAACGGAAAACTGAAATCTCTTGTTCCAGTAAAATTCGGAGCGTCAAACGACTGCTCAATCCGCAAGCCCGGTGCAAAAAAAATCAGCATGAAAAAAAACTGGGGCAAATGCAGCAAAGGACTTTCTGAAAATTTAATCAGCATTGACGAATTTTCAGAAAGCGGAAATATTGCAAAATACAGAATCGCCTGCTTTCTTTTTAGGGACGGAAAAATTTTTGAATACGGAGAAGACAGCGCGGTAAAAGGCTACAGCTACATTTTTGAAAAGCTCACAAACTGGCTCATAGAAAAATTCAACACGCAAAAAGATGAAGGCACTGCGGAAAATGTCGGAAATTATCTTACTTCAATCAGCTTGCCAGAACAAATAATGGTTTCCATTGGAGCCACGCGCTACACCGAATTCGGGGAAACAAATTTCTTAAAAGAAGGAGACGAAAGTATTGTTGTTCTTTACCCTGAATACAAATATTCAAATACTGAAATTAAAGAAATGGCGGCTGAAAATTCTTTTTCCGACAAAGAAATAAGCGTTTTAAGGCAAAAAATAATTTTGCAGTAA